Proteins co-encoded in one Setaria viridis chromosome 9, Setaria_viridis_v4.0, whole genome shotgun sequence genomic window:
- the LOC117835990 gene encoding uncharacterized protein yields the protein MASAAGNSSLRSGCSLPNLLVWLLNLSLLALAAAALGPVLLLLLRPRPTPFGWALVSVHAATLLSALAALGAQLTTHLCLATAHAALALAALSGHALASAAFLLRRDRTLALLGSARDRREQLVLTFLEEVLLLGMLLAQAVALAAACVVSRRWKREYQAAETEKAAVARKRGRKMARVQAESAAAAEAGVKAVDEKVMRSSSGKKVHWANNDGLEEC from the coding sequence ATGGCGTCGGCCGCCGGCAACTCGAGCCTGCGGAGCGGCTGCTCCCTCCCCAACCTCCTCGTCTGGCTTCTCAACCTCtccctcctcgccctcgccgccgcggcgctcggcccggtcctcctcctcctcctccgcccgcgcccgacGCCCTTCGGCTGGGCGCTCGTCTCCGTGCACGCCGCCACCCTGCTctccgcgctcgccgcgctcgGCGCCCAGCTCACCACCCACCTCTGCCTCGCCACCGCCCACGcggcgctcgcgctcgccgcgctgTCCGGCCACGCGCTGGCGTCCGcggccttcctcctccgccgcgaccGTACCCTCGCGCTCCTCGGGTCCGCCAGGGACCGCCGGGAGCAGCTCGTGCTGACGTTCCTCGaggaggtgctgctgctgggcatGCTCCTGGCGCAGGCCGTGGCGCTGGCGGCCGCGTGCGTGGTGAGCCGGCGGTGGAAGCGGGAGTACCAGGCGGCCGAGACGGAGAAGGCGGCCGTCGCGAGGAAGAGGGGGAGGAAGATGGCGCGGGTGCAggcggagtcggcggcggcagcggaggcagGGGTGAAGGCCGTCGACGAGAAGGTGATGAGGAGCAGCAGTGGCAAGAAGGTGCATTGGGCCAACAACGACGGACTCGAAGAGTGCTAG
- the LOC117835988 gene encoding E3 ubiquitin-protein ligase SPL2, translating to MSARDRETAEALVRLAASLDGAVLGLGTAAVAVASWVKYLAVSGQLRLVASAATASIADLRSLLPGDGGEPRVAAVRGYVRPKPGGNILRVPWSGEHGVVTKHTQMCLFTEWRGIFGWTFDLHALLFRSWKEQIVTYFRSVPFVLASSEIGNPIGMVYIDVEKAAQPLPLTTVFHKLIPIETTPYTLFQTIIGNGYPIALLDEEKILPIGKELTAIGLCRANDEGSVEISSCPELPFFLSELTKDEMQAQLASRARILFWGSVVLGTLSVCLVGHAIYRGWKRIKLRREARQAQQLFEEGEDAIQEDDSSDEEVGDGQLCVVCLRKRRKAAFIPCGHLVCCCKCALRMERETEPLCPMCRQDIRYMMRIYDS from the exons ATGTCGGCGCGTGACCGCGAGACGGCCGAGGCGCTGGTGCGCCTCGCCGCGTCGCTGGACGGGGCGGTGCTCGGCCTCGGCacggcggccgtcgccgtcgcgtcgTGGGTCAAGTACCTCGCCGTCTCGGGGCAGCTGCGCCTTGTCGCCTCCGCGGCGACGGCCTCCATCGCCGacctccgctccctcctccctggagacggcggcgagccGCGGGTCGCGGCGGTGCGGGGCTACGTGCGCCCCAAGCCGGGGGGCAACATCCTCCGCGTCCCGTGGTCCGGGGAGCACGGCGTCGTCACCAAGCACACCCAGATG TGCTTGTTCACGGAATGGAGAGGCATCTTTGGATGGACCTTTGATCTGCATGCTCTTCTTTTCAGATCATGGAAAGAGCAGATTGTAACATATTTTAGATCG GTTCCgtttgttcttgctagttctgaGATTGGAAACCCTATTGGGATGGTTTACATCGATGTAGAGAAGGCGGCCCAACCATTACCTCTTACAACTGTGTTTCATAAACTTATCCCAATCGAGACGACTCCTTACACATTGTTTCAAACTATCATTGGCAATGGCTATCCT ATCGCATTATTGGATGAAGAAAAGATACTACCTATTGGAAAGGAACTTACAGCAATAGGACTATGTCGAGCAAATGACGAAGGAAGTGTTGAGATCAGCTCGTGCCCAGAGCTCCCCTTTTTCTT ATCTGAGCTGACCAAGGATGAGATGCAAGCTCAGCTGGCTTCGCGTGCTAGGATACTCTTTTGGGGTAGTGTTGTTTTGGGAACCTTGTCGGTTTGCTTAGTGGGGCATGCCATTTACAG GGGCTGGAAGAGAATCAAACTGCGGAGAGAGGCTAGGCAAGCACAACAGTTATTTGAGGAGGGTGAAGACGCTATTCAAGAAGATGACTCCAGTGATGAAGAAGTAGGAGATGGGCAGCTATGTGTTGTGTGcttaaggaagagaaggaaagcagcTTTTATTCCTTGTGGGCATCTTGTTTGCTGTTGCAAATGTGCATTAAGAATGGAACGTGAGACTGAACCATTGTGCCCTATGTGTCGGCAAGACATCAGATACATGATGAGGATTTATGACTCTTGA